One Saccharopolyspora erythraea NRRL 2338 genomic region harbors:
- a CDS encoding DUF3043 domain-containing protein translates to MRFLRRNSAEQTATTESEDASAQVTEEHGARTPGKGRPTPKRREAEGKRRGPVPPPPKTQREAMKRARGSKEERRKAAAERRKRMMEGDDRYLMPRDRGPVRAYVRDIVDTRRHLMGLFMPLVLVVFATTLVQNLVVQQYATLACLVLLLTMAFEGTVLGRQVNRRVRAKFPDAKDRPFSLGWYAFTRAMQIRKLRMPRPRYTPKDAAKLG, encoded by the coding sequence GTGAGGTTCCTTCGCCGCAACAGTGCCGAGCAGACCGCCACCACCGAGTCCGAGGACGCGTCTGCCCAGGTCACGGAGGAGCACGGCGCCCGCACTCCCGGCAAGGGGCGGCCCACTCCCAAGCGCCGCGAAGCCGAGGGCAAGCGGCGCGGCCCGGTCCCGCCGCCGCCGAAGACGCAGCGCGAGGCGATGAAGCGTGCCCGCGGCAGCAAGGAGGAGCGCCGCAAGGCCGCCGCCGAGCGCCGCAAGCGGATGATGGAGGGTGACGACCGTTACCTGATGCCGCGCGACCGCGGCCCGGTCCGCGCCTACGTCCGCGACATCGTCGACACCCGCAGGCACCTCATGGGGCTGTTCATGCCGCTGGTGCTGGTGGTGTTCGCGACGACGCTGGTGCAGAACCTGGTCGTCCAGCAGTACGCGACGCTGGCGTGCCTGGTGCTGCTGCTGACCATGGCCTTCGAGGGCACCGTGCTCGGCAGGCAGGTCAACCGGCGGGTGCGGGCGAAGTTCCCCGACGCCAAGGACCGCCCGTTCTCGCTCGGCTGGTACGCCTTCACCCGCGCGATGCAGATCCGCAAGCTGCGGATGCCGCGCCCGCGCTACACGCCGAAGGACGCGGCCAAGCTCGGCTGA